The sequence CGAGGGCGAACAGGAATCCGCCGTAGGTCGCCATCACCCCGAAGACGGCCAGCGCGGAGGTGACCACCCCGGGGGCCCGCAGAATTCGCAGGGGCACCAGAGGCGCGGCGGCCCGCCGCTCCATCAGTACGAAGACCCCCGCGAACGCCACGCTCGCGGCCATCGCGGCCCAGCCCCACAGCGGCCAGTCCTGCTCGTGGCCCAGCACCAGCGGCACCACCAGGAGACTGACCGTCAGCGAGAGCGTGACCAGGCCGGGCAGGTCCAGCGGGCGGTGGCGCACGGGACCGTCGGCCGGCAGCAGCCTCGCGCCCAGGACGAGCAGCCCGAGCCCGATGGGCACGTTCACCAGGAACACCGGCCGCCACGCCGTGCCGTACAGGTCGGCGGAGACCAGCACCCCGCCCAGCACCTGGCCGGCCACGGCGGCCCCCGAGATCACCGTCGCGTAGAGGCTGAGCGCGCGGGCCCGCGCGGTCCCCTCGAAGTTCATCTGGATCATGCTCAGCACCTGAGGCACCATCAGAGCGGCCCCCGCGCCCTGGAGCAGCCGGAAGGCGACGAGCTGCCCTGCGGAGACGGCCAGGCCGCAGGCCAGGGAGGCGGCGGTGAAACCCGCCAGGCCGTACAGGAACAGGCGGCGCCCGCCGTACCGGCCGCCCAGCCGGGCACCGGTGATCAGCAACATGGCATAGGCGATGGTGTAGCCGGAGATGATCATCTGGAGTCCCGAGCCGGACGTGCCGAGGTCGGCGCGGATCACGGGAGAGGCGACGTTGACGATGGAGACGTCCAGGATCGCCATGAACTGCCCGGTGAGGATCACCGTCAGCAACCAGGGAACACGGCGCAGGGCCGGAGCTTCAACAGTGGATGTCGCGGTCATGGAGACGACTGTGGCGTCGGGCCGGTACCGGTAACGAGTGCCTGTCGATCCTGGTACTGACAGCACCTGGCAGACGCCTCACCCGTCGGCCAGCATGAAGGGGTGACCATGACGACCCACGCGCGTGCCCGCCGTGTCGAGCTCGCGTCCTTCCTGCGCAGCCGCCGCGACCGCATCACCCCCGCCGCGGTGGGCCTGCCCCCGGGGTTGCGCCGCCGTACCCCCGGCCTGCGGCGCGAGGAGGTCGCCCTGCTCGCCGGGGTCGGCGTCACCTGGTACACCTGGCTGGAGCAGGGGCGGCCGATCAACGTCAGCGCGCAGGTGCTCGACGCGATCTCCCGGACGCTCAAGCTGGACGAGGCCGAGCGCGAGCACCTCTACCGGCTCGCCGACATGCCCGCGGTGCCCGCCTCCGACGTCCACGCCGCCCTGGACCCCGAGATCCAGCACATCCTCGACCAGCTCGGCCCGCTGGCCGCCTCCGTCTACAACAGCCGCTACGACCTGCTGGCCTGGAACGACACCTACGGCGCGCTGTTCGCGAGCATGACGTCGCGGCCTTCCGGCACCCGCAACGCGCTGTGGCAGATCTTCGTCACGAAGGAGTGCTGCAACCCGGTGGTCAACCGGGAGGAGGAGCTGCCGCAGATGGTGGCCACCCTCCGGGCGGGGTTCGGACGCCACCTGCGGGACCCCTCCTGGACCGACTTCGTCCGGCGGCTGTCGGCCGCCAGCCCGGAGTTCGCGGCCATGTGGGCCACCCACGACGTGGCCCGGCCGGGGAGCCGTATGAAGATCTTCCAGCATTCCGCGGTCGGGCAGGTGCGCACGATCTCCACGAGCATGGCGCTGGCGTCGCCGCCGGAGACGCGGATGGTGGTCTACACCCCCATGGACGAGGAGAGCCGCGAACGTATCGCCTGGATCAGGGCGCACCCGCACGTCCCGGCCGTGCCCTCGCACACCCACTGACCTCCGGCAGGGGATACGGCAAGAGCCCTCAGTGGGCGGGGACCACCCGGTGCTTGGCGAGATGGGCCAGTACGGCCTGGTTGGCCTCCCACCCGTCGGGAAACTTCACCGGCACGCCGAGCTGGACCGGCTCGGCCGACGGATGGGCGTCCAGCAGCTCGGGGATGCCCGCCCGGGCGACCACGACGCAGGCGTGCCGGTGGCGGGAGGCGAGCACGCACAGCCGCCCCGACTCCAGATGGAAGGCCGTGGCGTCGCGGCGGCCGGACAGGGGGTGGAGCACGATCGTCACGTCGTATTCCCGCCCCTGGAGGCGGTTGGCGGTGTCCACGGTGATCTCCTCCGGCACCCCGGCGGCGCGGATCGCGGCGACCTGGTCGCGGTGCGCGGCACCGATGGCGATCCGGTCGGCCGTGACGCGGTGGCTGCCGCGTTCGGAGTGCGCGACCGGCGCCCGCTGCAGCAGCCGTACGGCCAGCACCGCCACCGCCTGCACGGCTTCGGCGTCCGTGCGCACCGTGTGGCGGCTCGGCAGCTCGTACAGCGCCCAGCCCGAGGAGGCCGCCT comes from Streptosporangium roseum DSM 43021 and encodes:
- a CDS encoding MFS transporter, producing the protein MTATSTVEAPALRRVPWLLTVILTGQFMAILDVSIVNVASPVIRADLGTSGSGLQMIISGYTIAYAMLLITGARLGGRYGGRRLFLYGLAGFTAASLACGLAVSAGQLVAFRLLQGAGAALMVPQVLSMIQMNFEGTARARALSLYATVISGAAVAGQVLGGVLVSADLYGTAWRPVFLVNVPIGLGLLVLGARLLPADGPVRHRPLDLPGLVTLSLTVSLLVVPLVLGHEQDWPLWGWAAMAASVAFAGVFVLMERRAAAPLVPLRILRAPGVVTSALAVFGVMATYGGFLFALALHLQGPLGDSPLRAGLTFVPAAAAFAVVSLNWRRIPERLHRRMIIASFGLAALGYLGLALALGGGGHGLPCLWVALAVTGAGLGGAFSPVLAVALTHVAPEDAPDTSGLFVMVTQLGQVVGVATFGTLYLSTGSITGAAVALAVTALATGACALPLLRRR
- a CDS encoding helix-turn-helix transcriptional regulator is translated as MTTHARARRVELASFLRSRRDRITPAAVGLPPGLRRRTPGLRREEVALLAGVGVTWYTWLEQGRPINVSAQVLDAISRTLKLDEAEREHLYRLADMPAVPASDVHAALDPEIQHILDQLGPLAASVYNSRYDLLAWNDTYGALFASMTSRPSGTRNALWQIFVTKECCNPVVNREEELPQMVATLRAGFGRHLRDPSWTDFVRRLSAASPEFAAMWATHDVARPGSRMKIFQHSAVGQVRTISTSMALASPPETRMVVYTPMDEESRERIAWIRAHPHVPAVPSHTH